The Armatimonadota bacterium genome segment ATGGCCGATCCGTCGTTTCAGTTCCGCCGCGACGCGGAAACCGGACAGACCGTCATTGCAGGCGCGGGCGATACCCATCTTTCGATTGTGGTGGAGCGCCTGAAGAAATTTGGCGCCAACGTGGATGTAGTGCCGCGCCGCATCGCATATCGTGAAACGATCGGCATCAAAGCCGAAGGGCAAGGCAAACACAAGAAGCAGTCCGGCGGCCGTGGTCAGTACGGAGACTGCTGGGTGCGTCTCGAGCCGAACCCTGGTGGAGGAATTGTGTTTGTGGACGCTACAGTCGGCGGCTCAGTGCCTCGCCAGTATCTGCCCGCAGTGGAAAAGGGGATTCGCCAAGCATCGCAATCCGGCACGGTTGCCGGCTTTCCCGTTGTGGATTTTACCGCAACGTGCTACGACGGGTCGTACCATGATGTAGACTCCTCCGAGGCCGCTTTTATCATGGCGGGCATTCAGGCTTTCAACAACGTTGCGGCCAAGGCCAACCCGGTGCTGCTGGAGCCGATTGTTTCTCTGGAGGTCGTAGTTCCCGAAGGCATGCTGGGCGATGTGATGAGCGACCTTTCTTCGCGTCGCGGCCGCATCGTCGGCACCACGGCGATTGGCGGACATCGCATCTGTTTGAGCGCCACGGTGCCGGAGGCAGAACTGCTGACATATGCTATCGACCTGCGCTCCATTTCCAAGGGCCGTGGCTCGTTCAGTTTAAGCCCACTGCACTACGAGGAAGTTCCAGCCCACGTGGCGCAAACGGTGGTCAACGAGGCAAAGGTGGCGAAGGAACACGAATAAGTGACCCGCGGCCGCTCCGGCGTCCGCATAGGCTTGGAGACAACATTGGCAAAACAGGCACTCATCGAAAAGCAGAAACGGAAGCCGCGGTTCGCAGTGCGAGCATACACACGGTGCAACGTTTGCGGGCGCCCACGCGGCGTCATCCGCAGGTTCGGCTTGTGCCGAATCTGCTTCCGCGAAATGGCGCACAAGGGCTTGATTCCCGGCGTACGCAAAGCAAGCTGGTAGAGGAGTTACATGGCTTACACAACCGATCCAATCGCCGACCTGCTGACGCGCATCCGTAACGCGGAGCGCGCCGGTCATCCCTCTGTCGAACTGGCCTCCAGCCAACTTAAGGTCGAAATCCTGAAGGTTCTGGCCCGTGAGGGCTTTATACAGGGATTCGGAGTGGTGGAGAAGCAGCCGCAGAACTATGTTCACATCGATCTGAAGTATGGCCCGCGTCGCGAGCACGTTATCACCAACTTGAAGCGCATCAGCAAGCCCGGTATGCGCGTCTACTGCAGCCATCAAACAACGCCGCGTGTATTGCGCGGGCTCGGCATCGCCATTATTTCAACATCCCGCGGAATCATGACTGACCGTGAAGCACGCAAAGCGGGGCTTGGCGGCGAAGTGCTCTGCCACGTATGGTGAGTTGGATTCACGGCGTAGAAAGCGCTCGTAGAACGAGGACGACTTAATGTCTCGAATTGGCAAACAACCTATACCGGTCCCGGCCGGCGTTTCCATAACCGGCGATGCCAATGGCCATGTGACCGTGACCGGGCCGAAGGGATCCCTGGAGGTGGACATAGTCCCCGACATTACCTTTCGCCAGGAAGACGGACTGCTGCTGGTGGAGCGGCCCGGTGACGCTAAACGTCACCGTGCCCTTCACGGCCTTACGCGAACGCTCATTGCCAACATGGTAGAGGGCGTTACAAAGGGTTATACACGCCAGCTGGAGATTCAAGGCGTGGGCTATCGCGCCGAGTTGGTCGGCCGATCGATTCGCCTGCTGCTGGGTATGTCGCACCCGCTGGAGGTTGCACCACGAGACGGGATCACGTTTGAGGTAAGTCAGGATCCGGTAACCCGAAATCCGCTGATAACGATATCCGGTATCGACAAGCAGCGAGTAGGTCAGACAGCCGCCGAAATCCGCAAGCTGCGCAAGCCCGAGCCTTACAAAGGCAAAGGCGTGCGCTATCGCGGAGAGGCAGTCCGTCGCAAGGCCGGTAAGGCCGCAGGTAAAGGCGCCAAGAAATAGTGCCTGCCCGATAGGGGCACACGTTCGCAAGCCGGTACCTCTAATGCCGGCTTGCAGTACGCTATACTGATAGTTCGCGTCTGTCCCGTGGCAGACGCTGGAAGCGAGTGGTTCAGGATGCGAGTTGAAGAGAAGGAAAGGTTGCGGCTCCGTCGTCACCGCCGTGTGCGGTCACGCGTTACGGGTACTGCGAACCGGCCGAGACTGAGTGTTTCGCGGAGCCTTAAGCATATCTACGTTCAGCTGATCGATGACGCGCAGGGGCACACGCTGGTAGCCGCATCGTCACGCGACACGGAGGTGGCTTCGCAAAAGGTGAGCGGGGGAAACCTCTCCGGCGCCGTTGCAGTGGGCAAGCTGATTGCCGACCGGGCAAAGCAGGCCGGTGTGGGAGCCGTGGTCTTTGACCGCGGCGGATACAAGTACCATGGCCGCGTCAAGGCGCTAGCCGATGCCGCCCGCGCAGGCG includes the following:
- the rplR gene encoding 50S ribosomal protein L18, giving the protein MRVEEKERLRLRRHRRVRSRVTGTANRPRLSVSRSLKHIYVQLIDDAQGHTLVAASSRDTEVASQKVSGGNLSGAVAVGKLIADRAKQAGVGAVVFDRGGYKYHGRVKALADAARAGGLSF
- the rpsH gene encoding 30S ribosomal protein S8, encoding MAYTTDPIADLLTRIRNAERAGHPSVELASSQLKVEILKVLAREGFIQGFGVVEKQPQNYVHIDLKYGPRREHVITNLKRISKPGMRVYCSHQTTPRVLRGLGIAIISTSRGIMTDREARKAGLGGEVLCHVW
- the rplF gene encoding 50S ribosomal protein L6, which translates into the protein MSRIGKQPIPVPAGVSITGDANGHVTVTGPKGSLEVDIVPDITFRQEDGLLLVERPGDAKRHRALHGLTRTLIANMVEGVTKGYTRQLEIQGVGYRAELVGRSIRLLLGMSHPLEVAPRDGITFEVSQDPVTRNPLITISGIDKQRVGQTAAEIRKLRKPEPYKGKGVRYRGEAVRRKAGKAAGKGAKK
- a CDS encoding type Z 30S ribosomal protein S14 encodes the protein MAKQALIEKQKRKPRFAVRAYTRCNVCGRPRGVIRRFGLCRICFREMAHKGLIPGVRKASW